The genomic window GTACACCATCCACCATTTTTAATTMTGGCCTACCTCACTTCATTTTTTGAACGAAGTCATTAAGTGTTGATGACAAACACTTACCTAGTGTTTCATACCACTCCTATATGAAACACCTGTGAAATATTGAAAGCGTAATCTGTACTCAAGACACTTTTTCCCCGTTTCAGGCCAGCACAGGTACTGCATGAAGGGTCTAATTACCAACATCAGTGAACCTGTCACAACCAAAATCAGTCCCTATGGTAAGAACTACATCTCTGGATCATGGGGCAAACAGGCGCAGATGGAcacagagggagagaaggaCAGCTACTGGGTTCAAACTCTGCTCAACAGCCACATTTATGGTAACACCCTCCGTGTTTACCAAACCTACGAAGACTTCATGGCATCTGTCAACCATAAGGACTACACCATTGCCCCGTCCTACACTCATGCTGATGCMGTCGAGGGTCCAAGCGGTGTCCTGTACGGTGAAGCTCTGTACTATCACTGCTTCGGCTCTGCCGACGTCTGCCGCTACGACCTGAAGACCAACTCTGTCAAGAGGGCGACCCTTCCAGGTACTGGTGTTGGGATCAAAAACAAGTTTCCATATTGTTACTATGACTGCCGCTCGCATAGCGATGTGGATGTGGAGGCCGATGAAACCGGGCTGTGGGTGATCTACACCACTCTCGGCAACCACGGTAATCTGGTAGTAAGCAGGTTAGTGTGGGATGGCGAAGCTCAGGTTCTCAACGTGACACAGACCTGGGAGACGAGGCTTTTTAAGAAGGCGGTAAGCAACGCTTTCATGGTGTGTGGTGTGATGTACGCCACTCGTTATGTGAATGATTACAGAGAGGAAGTATTCTACGCCTTCGACACGGCTACTGGGAAAGAGGACAACTCTCTGGCTCTGCCGCTGGAGAAAATCGCTAAAGGCGTGGCTAGTCTGAGCTACAACCCCATCCAACGGCAGATCTACATGTACAATGATGGGTATCTTCTGGCCTATCAAACACACTTTTGATTTCatggaataattttatttttgagctaAATTGATTCAACACAACACAAATATTACTCAAAAACGATGCTGAATGAGCAAARGTGTTGgctaaacaacaacaatggtTGTTAGCCAATCAAAGATGTTAGCCAAAGTGTTGACTTATCAATGKTGGCAATgccatttcaaaaatgttgttgtATAATTAATGATGGTCCATCTGTAATGTGTAATGTTTGTTAATCCTGCAATACTATCTGAATAAAGATGTTGGTTATCTAGCAAATTTTACCAAACAATATTGTCAGAGTTTatctaaataaatgataaatctcttgtttcaatgttttttttaatctcttttgtTATGTCCCCTcttcaaaaaaaagtttaatattcaATGAAGTGTccctttccattttttttagaagaatgTTAATATCTCTGATAACCTTCATCCTGGCTGGTTTGGTCCAAAGTCTCTAAAAacgttgccatggtaacctgGAGGGTCAGTGGCAGCTGCTCTTATCGCTCCCTCCTTCATCCTCAAATATTATGTCAAATATTATAATTTGACACATATTATAATTTACATGCaatttaaattgcatttaaattgtaatttaaattgCATGtgaattataattatattttttgtagatttattttatttgtgtatgtGTTTAGGGTATCACATGCCTAACTGTCTGAAGTctattatttgcattttttctggTAGTTTTTCTACAAGGTAGCCTGTAGATGGCGCAATTGTCCAARGattttacatattcattcaCTCAAAATTATTACTGTGATTTGCTATCTTGTGAGATTGTACTTAAtaagttttgttctgtttgtagGACAAACTGTTAATAtgttttttggtatttattcacatttcaaTCAAAATTAATTACTGAGCAATTATCAGTAATTAATAGAAAAACTTAAATTCACATTACAGCactgaaatgaatgtttttactgttgacaagctttttgtgtgtttttctgatcaTCTTTTGAAATAAGTTCTAAAAACATCACCATAATCTCactttttgcaaaagaaaaaaagaacaagtgaAGAACAAGATCAGTTTTTACCTGGTTGGAAGATTTCAGAACATATACGTAACATCATGTCTGAATGGAATAATGCAGGATATATCCATGTTTTTAATCTTGAATAAACTTGATTAACAATATYtttttatttcattaaagaaTTGTGAAATCAGTAGCATCATACATTTTAGATTTCACCAAATTGTTTTGAATCATATCACATTTACTCTCTTGAATCTTGtttacaacaaaatacattttaaagttttattctcACCATCaatcataattgttttttttcacatatccATCATATATACTGTCATAACATGACAATTTTACacgttttataaaagttacctactCCATCTTTAAGGAGGTACAAAATTTAGTATGGAAAATTAGTCATAACGTTTTTGAATGATCACTAAACAAACAGCtagaaaatctaatttatcactggagcagaaaaacaacttgagAAATTTCACACAATATAAACACCACTCCCCACATACACCATTARAGAGAGTTATGATTAAAGAGAGTTAAAATGATGTGATTCTTTAGATTTGTAAATAGAAAATACCATACTCTCATAGCcaaactgtatttttctcttcatttttagCCATAATTGTgattattgcaaattttcttAACCCTGAAACTCAGCCCGTCTTTCTTTGGTTTCCACTGTATGTATTACTGCATATCTAGGTATATTTGGTGATTAAACTACTAAAATAagcagttaaaataattttaaagttagGTTTTGGTTCCTAATCACCGCTACTATAAGGCGTCTACTGTACTAATAGGAAGTAATAGSAGACATTATGGCTTCCTGTTGTTTCAAAAATTMTCTTATAAACTTAATAAAAGGATTTCCCATATTCATCACAATCCAGTGTGCATTTGAGCAAGCTGagtaagtttattttttaactggaGTTGATTATCTAACTAACCAAAGGTGAATGTGCCTTTTTACAATCAACTTCTACTTCAACGACAGCGTGGCTGCAACAGTAACACTAAAGCCATGCAGAAACGTTTTGAGAATATGATGTCTTTCATAGGAATCTTGTTGCATCTGACTAAATAAGACAAAGGACAATGTTAATATAACACCATGACAATACTATCATGTCAAATGTCACTCCTATGAAAAATAACGATCAGAGTACCCAAACAAAGCCTTGTAGGAGACCATTTTAGCATTACTGTACATGTACAGCATCTTGTCCACTGGGTTGTAGTTCAAGGAGAAAATGTTAGGGGACACCTTGTTTATGGAGATGCTAACTTTGAAGTTCTCCATCCCCGTCGTGGTGTCAAAGGAATAAAACACCTCTTCCACATTTGCGTCGACGTAACGTGTTGCGWAGAGGATGCCGCAGGCCATGAAGGTGTTGGTCACACTTCGCTTGTAGACTGAAGTGTACCATGTTTTACCGAGCGTCGGCGGCTCAGTTTCCTCCACCTTGGTCAGAACCAGATTGCCTAATGCCTCGGTGGTGGTGTAGACGACCCAAACGCCTGACTCATCAGTGGCCAGGTCCAGGTCAGTGAAGGCGTAGCAGTCTTCAAGGTGGCAGAAATTACWCYTCGAGTTATACCTAGCAGACCCGAGACAGGCATAATACTaacaatgtaataaaacaaaagaacactAAGACTGTAGTGATGACTCAAACAGAACCAGCACATCAAATGTTCTTGCAACATGATCTAACCTGGTTCCTYTTGGTAGTTGTACGCTGGTCACACTTTTGCTGGTGAGGTTGAATCGACAAACAGCATCTCGGTTGTAACAGTTGTAGTACAAGGCACTTCCATACAAAACATTATTGGGACCCTGAATGGTGTTGGTGGTTGGGTTAGCGGAAGCGATCTGAATGTTGCCTGGTAGAAAACATGCACAATCAGGTAAACATTAGAATACTCATACTGGTGTGATTATAATACCTGGACCTCAGTTTGTCAGGAACGAAGAAGCTTACATGTTTACAGCGATCATATATAGAATATTCTTCTATTGTCACAATGTAAAGGATTACTTATTTGTTCTTTGCTCACACCTACTTATAAATTACAATGGAGACAGAGGAACAGATTCAGTGCTTAACCAAGGACCTACTTTATGTGAGTGAGTGTGTCACCTGGAGATGSACAATTGTTCATGCCAAGAAGGTTGAAAGACCAGCAACCCACAGCACCCAAGAGCAGCAAAGGAAGRATAAATTTGAATCAGAAAGGCAACCACACCACACAAAAGGTTGCTCTATCAGCAAAgcaaaggagcagcagctcccAGGCCAAAGAGTCACAGCCTGAAATGTAGGGCCCCTCCTGACCTATCCACACCACCATCTCGCAGAGAGGCAGGTCAAAGCCAGTCTCTCTGGTGGCCCCAAGTTCCAACAAACCCCCAGCAGCAAAGGCACCCAGCACTAAGCAGGGGAGACCCTCTCTACCCCAGAACCTCCAACACACCAAGGTGGCACTGGTCCACCACAGCAGCTGTAAAGCGGAAGGACCAGGGCAGAGAAGGACACCGGGTGAGCTAGGCCCTGAGAGACCAAAGAGAATGGACATCTGACAGAGCTCTGCGAAGCTATTGCTGCCTATGGCCGGGATATATCCCCGGGAGCCATAGGCATCCTGATGGGTGCCCACCACTCCGGGCATGGTCCAAGCTCTCACACAAGCAGCACACCACCAAAGGGGACTCCCTACCTTGTTCCCTCTTGTACCAGCTGTGCCCAAAACCAATACAGCACCTGCTGAGACGTGGGACCTTTCATAGATCAAAGATGTTAAGAGGAGAGTCCCCACAGAGTGGCCTCCTCCAAGACGAGGGCAGTAAGCCTAGCCAATTCAGTGGCCCAGGACCCCAACACCCTGCCCCCATCCCAGTGTACTGCCCCCAGGCCCAGCCAGCCACCCCACTGGAAGGGCCTCTGCCCTTTCAGCTACTAAGTCTCGCACCTACCAATAAAACTTCCTGGAACCATACCGGAAGCAGaatgttcttcttctgcactGGTGAGTTCCAGATCAACAAACAAatcatctgattggctgagccaAGATCCAGAAGAGAGTTCTTCATCCTGCTGTAAGTATCCCACATAGTGATCTAAACCATGTGAATGAAACAAGCAagatgaaaattttattttcttgtttttctgcctgatgataaagctcagtttttgtttacagaataTTGGAAAGATTCCCTACTTTCTTATGAATATTCTTAATGGCATTCAGgaattttgctattttgtaaTCAATCTAAGTAACCCTTACTGTTATACATTATTTCATCTTCTTAAGTATGACTCCATGCCCTTTTATAATGCTTAAAACACcaatgtgttatttttgaaatataattttttatccAGTGATTCCTGGTGAGCTGGGAATCTGTTAGAaaccatttatttcaaattccCTTTAAAGGTAGGCTTGTTCACCTGGGGGATTAAAACACAACCTGGTTMATCTTCATGGGTGTAAAAGCCTCTTGTACACAAAGAACCAGCTATGAAATTCACAATGAAGAAATGGTCTGAGGAGACTAAAGACACTCTAAAGGACAGTTCCAGGTCCATCATGTGGGAAGACCTCGGTGTTGGCAACACTGTGCCCTTCATGAAGGTCCAATGTTTTGCAGCTCTGGCATCAATCCAGGCTCTTGACGTGCTGTGCAGATCAACTCTATGGCATCATGGGAGAGATGTTCAAAATGAGCCTGAAGATGGGGAAAGTATTGCAGCTGTGGAAGTCCTCCTGCATGGTACCTGTGCCGAAGATCTCTCACCTAAAGGACCTCAGAAGCTACAGATTGGTAGCATTTCCTTCTCATCTGATGTAGACCCTCTGCAAGTTGGTCCTCAGTCATCTTTACTCCCTTGGGAAATCTTCMTAAGACCCATTGCAATTTACTTACAAGCCTGACATCAGAGTGGTTGATCCCATCTTCTATTTCCTTCTCTGAGCTCCGATCCACATTGAGAAATGTGGAAGCACACTTTTAAGGAGAGGGGAACTAAGGGTTGGGATGTAAAGGGTATTTTTAAACACGTACTGATACCTTGGAACCAGTAGAAACTCATAAATAGTAATCGAACAACTaactgtactttacttaagtgtGGAAGTTAAAACGAAGCACTGGATGCGCATATTTTGAAGAATTAttgagtcactttttttttttttNNNNNNNNNNNNNNNNNNNNNNNNNNNNNNNNNNNNNNNNNNNNNNNNNNNNNNNNNNNNNNNNNNNNNNNNNNNNNNNNNNNNNNNNNNNNNNNNNNNNNNNNNNNNNNNNNNNNNNNNNNNNNNNNNNNNNNNNNNNNNNNNNNNNNNNNNNNNNNNNNNNNNNNNNNNNNNNNNNNNNNNNNNNNNNNNNNNNNNNNNNNNNNNNNNNNNNNNNNNNNNNNNNNNNNNNNNNNNNNNNNNNNNNNNNNNNNNNNNNNNNNNNNNNNNNNNNNNNNNNNNNNNNNNNNNNNNNNNNNNNNNNNNNNNNNNNNNNNNNNNNNNNNNNNNNNNNNNNNNNNNNNNNNNNNNNNNNNNNNNNNNNNNNNNNNNNNNNNNNNNNNNNNNNNNNNNNNNNNNNNNNNNNNNNNNNNNNNNNNNNNNNNNNNNNNNNNNNNNNNNNNNNNNNNNNNNNNNNNNNNNNNNNNNNNNNNNNNNNNNNNNNNNNNNNNNNNNNNNNNNNNNNNNNNNNNNNNNNNNNNNNNNNNNNNNNNNNNNNNNNNNNNNNNNNNNNNNNNNNNNNNNNNNNNNNNNNNNNNNNNNNNNNNNNNNNNNNNNNNNNNNNNNNNNNNNNNNNNNNNNNNNNNNNNNNNNNNNNNNNNNNNNNNNNNNNNNNNNNNNNNNNNNNNNNNNNNNNNNNNNNNNNNNNNNNNNNNNNNNNNNNNNNNNNNNNNNNNNNNNNNNNNNNNNNNNNNNNNNNNNNNNNNNNNNNNNNNNNNNNNNNNNNNNNNNNNNNNNNNNNNNNNNNNNNNNNNNNNNNNNNNNNNNNNNNNNNNNNNNNNNNNNNNNNNNNNNNNNNNNNNNNNNNNNNNNNNNNNNNNNNNNNNNNNNNNNNNNNNNNNNNNNNNNNNNNNNNNNNNNNNNNNNNNNNNNNNNNNNNNNNNNNNNNNNNNNNNNNNNNNNNNNNNNNNNNNNNNNNNNNNNNNNNNNNNNNNNNNNNNNNNNNNNNNNNNNNNNNNNNNNNNNNNNNNNNNNNNNNNNNNNNNNNNNNNNNNNNNNNNNNNNNNNNNNNNNNNNNNNNNNNNNNNNNNNNNNNNNNNNNNNNNNNNNNNNNNNNNNNNNNNNNNNNNNNNNNNNNNNNNNNNNNNNNNNNNNNNNNNNNNNNNNNNNNNNNNNNNNNNNNNNNNNNNNNNNNNNNNNNNNNNNNNNNNNNNNNNNNNNNNNNNNNNNNNNNNNNNNNNNNNNNNNNNNNNNNNNNNNNNNNNNNNNNNNNNNNNNNNNNNNNNNNNNNNNNNNNNNNNNNNNNNNNNNNNNNNNNNNNNNNNNNNNNNNNNNNNNNNNNNNNNNNNNNNNNNNNNNNNNNNNNNNNNNNNNNNNNNNNNNNNNNNNNNNNNNNNNNNNNNNNNNNNNNNNNNNNNNNNNNNNNNNNNNNNNNNNNNNNNNNNNNNNNNNNNNNNNNNNNNNNNNNNNNNNNNNNNNNNNNNNNNNNNNNNNNNNNNNNNNNNNNNNNNNNNNNNNNNNNNNNNNNNNNNNNNNNNNNNNNNNNNNNNNNNNNNNNNNNNNNNNNNNNNNNNNNNNNNNNNNNNNNNNNNNNNNNNNNNNNNNNNNNNNNNNNNNNNNNNNNNNNNNNNNNNNNNNNNNNNNNNNNNNNNNNNNNNNNNNNNNNNNNNNNNNNNNNNNNNNNNNNNNNNNNNNNNNNNNNNNNNNNNNNNNNNNNNNNNNNNNNNNNNNNNNNNNNNNNNNNNNNNNNNNNNNNNNNNNNNNNNNNNNNNNNNNNNNNNNNNNNNNNNNNNNNNNNNNNNNNNNNNNNNNNNNNNNNNNNNNNNNNNNNNNNNNNNNNNNNNNNNNNNNNNNNNNNNNNtttttttttttttttgaccatttttccTGGGAAAATGGTCGGTACATTAAAGTATTTGAGTTTAAGGTCATTGGGATCTTTATGTTTGAGGGAGTTACCATATGGTGGCTGGGTGGGTGCGACAGTGGCATTAACTCCAATCCTGCATGCTTCCAGGGCGCTCTTTAGCTGCTTGTTGACTTGTCGTCCCTTCACCACCTCCATGGTGTCAAATTTCTCCAGTTTTatcatttcagttttcaacTCCTCAAGCTGAGAAAGACAATGGAAACATATAGAGCAAGGTTAAGACTTTGACTTGTGAATttacagtaatattttttaaaaagtgttgaaaagtCATGGAACCACASACAGacttttaatattgatttaatttgagtgatgttttatttaaatggaaatgaaagaaatgaaacatgtctagtttatttgtattgGTCAGAATATTTACTCTATACACAAACCGTCTTGCTGTTTACTCTAtagccactagatggcagcagctTTGCACTGTCTTTCAAAAACAGTAATATCTACAGATTTTAATACATACGGATACAATAAATCGGCTTTAGGTTTCAGATTATGACTTTACAACTTTAAACAAGGAAGAAGCAATTTCTTTgttataaagatttattttctcagcccactggattttttttttgcttttcatcactatttctttttggtaaatcatcagtcatgtttttaacCGTTAGTTGACcctaaatgtgaattttatttttaatgtttcattttcaagcTGATCAGAGAGCCTTTTAGTTAGAAGCTGatccatgacttcctgtttgatgtATGAGACGAGATAGAAACATATTTCTCTTTGTCTTCATTTGCTTAATATGCatgtaattaatttcatttatgaatgtatttcttttgatttgtgttgttctaaaacttaaacttaaacCAATTCTGATGAAGTTGAGAcattaaagcataaataaaaccagaatacCATTATTTCACATCCTTTTCAATCTATATTCAATTGAATACACAACAAAGACAAGATATTCAATAATGTTCAAATAGAAAACTTTATTGTGGTTTTACAAATGTTCACTCATTTGGAATTTTATGTSCCAAAAAAATTGGGACAGGGGCAACAAAAGACTGCAAAAGTTGAGAAATGCTCAAAAAACACTTGTCTGGCACATTCCACAGGCAAACAAAGTAAAACCACTTGAAATGAGACGCAAAGCTTGACCCAAGTTATGTTGGCAGCACAAACAGCTGATGGTTAAGTCAGGGAgcaaaaaatatccaaacatSACTGTTGAGGATCTACATCTGGTGAGCAACTCACCGTTAGACAACATTTACATGTCAAATGGTTGGGAAATtatctaaatttaaaatatgtttggtcACTGAAGGTATGTCTGGTGTGAAGCAGcggaaacatttctgaaaaaaggGATTCACCTTAAACATGCAACACTGGTTTAAGGTGAGCGGTTAAACCAGAAGTTGATACCCAAATTAAAGCTTGGAGTTTTCTCAAATTTTCTCTAAGGCTATGCTATTTGATTCTACTAaagattgacaaaaaaaaatgagcgTTAATGCGTGAATCTACCTGTCGAGCGGTGTCATCGGTGAGGACTTGGTGYTCCACAGTGGTGCTGTTGAGCTTCTCCATCAGCTGCCTGATCTCGACCATTTCGTTCTCTATGACGAACAGRCTGAGAACGCCGTACAGCTCGccgtcgtcctcctcctccaggacGGACACGTCACTGTGCAGCTGGRTCAGGCGCTTCTCCAGTCCCAGCAGCAGACTCTCCAGCTCCAGAGCCTGCAGAGACGCACTCAATGATCACACAACACTCAACAAGACTGCCGACACRCAGGTAGACACAGTGGGATTACCTTCTGTGGTGTKATGCGAGTGWTGCAGTCTGTCGCATTGCTTTCCGCTGTTTGGAGTTTGTCGTGAGGAAAAGCCTTTTCTGCTGGATTCAGCTCACATGTGCAGCTTTTACCTGGAGCCGCCTGAAGATTGAAGCATCAGGCTGCTGTTTTTTTGGAATGAAGAAAGTTGTCATTTGTTATTTCTTACCTGCTGGGCTAAGGAGAACAGAGCCCACAGTGGAACAATTACAAAGAGTTTCATGGTTGATCAAAGAGCTTGATAAAACTGGAGTTTGTTCAAGGTCCTGTGTGCAGATGAGGTTTCTAAGCAGTGAACGCTCCCACTAATGTGTGCATGCAAATGGGGAAAAGAGgaagtttcttttcttcatgtttgttgAATCTTATTCCTTTCCTCTTTGTGGCTAAGAAGGCATAAGCATAAGGGAGGGGAACTTATGATAGTACATGTGTCTTGCACAAGTGCTAacgcagactttttttttacatttgtcacatagcaattaaaaacaaaaatgtacttaatggGGATTTTWGGGAGTAGAGCAACACTGTGCCGCGTTAAACTACTCTGCACCCTTTACGCTGATACCCATAAATGATATCTGGTCAAAACAATTGCCTGAGGACTAATTAATAAACAGTGCTCTGTGTAATTTATTCCCTGCATAAAATCCAGctgttttgtcaaaaacattaCAGAGCAAACACCAAACCAACGAACACAGCGGAtgggtcagggagaaagttgcAGAGGAATTTCACTGGGTTGGGTTATAAAACAAAGTCCCAGGCTTTGATAATGTCACTGTTTAATTCTTCGTCTGAACATTGAAAGGCTTTGACCCAAATACAAACCTCCCATCCACACCATCCACCTATAGCTGCATTCACAGCTCAGGAAGGAAAATCAGTTTACAGGACAACATTTGTGGCAAGAAGATGGccatatttgaaataaaattattcaaaactctgtttgcagttttccatAAGTTCTGCAGGATCATATGTGAAATTAGATGCTGTGGACgtttctctggtttttatttggaCTCTCTGTGGCACACACATAAAATCTGACACATATGCcgcaaatcagatttttatttttagggggaaaaaatgcatcGTTTTGTGCCTATGCTGACAGGATGCATAGACACAACTCCAAGGCAACATTAAGTTGAAGCTCACCTAAACATAAAGTGCAATTTACTCTAAAACCAAAACTGTAGCGATGCTTTAGAAAACATGACATGAGCACAAGCTCTTTGTTTCCCCAGAGGCGTTGAAGGCAGCAGGAAATGGATACAGATCCAAATTTTGTCTGTATTTATCTTCATGGTGCCAGTGCACAAAATTCAACTTGGATCAAAACAGCTTGACGTGCAGAATTCAGTTCAGATACAAACAATGTAATcaaagtgtaataaaaaaaaaatcagactcaGGAACAAAATACAgagttttctttccatttgaattaaattattttatttaaataaaaacagtaaaaaatacaaatttacaatttttactcaaattaaGCCCAAAAGGTTTTTTTGCAATTTGCTCGTTGTGATTCCTTTAAGGACAAATCAGACTGCTGCGttgtaaacaaaaaaggaaTATGATGGTTATTCATCTAACAtgcaaataatattttgcatATTAAACACACAGGTAAACTGTTTTAGAGATGTCATCTGGTTAAAATTTGGACTTTTACTTGTACACATTGTGAATAATTGCTGATATGGTCTGTTGTTGAGATGCAGTAACTGGAAGTTGCTAAAGGAAGTCACATGTGAATTAAAAGAATGACtaataaataatctttttgctaataatatttgtgttaatttgGATTTAGGAACAGAAAGTGTCCATTCTGCactgaaagcaggaaaaaataaCCTCAATAAAAAACCCACGACCCTGGACTagacttttaaatgtaatattcatTTCTGTGGTTTGTGTTAGTCACATAAAAGATTCAGTACAGACTAAGTTCTTCAAGccaagcatttttttatgtccCACTGTTTGACAGtgtgcttatttttttcttaccttaAATAGAACCAGACTGAAATCAGCATAAAAAMAARAAAAAATTACCACAtgtaaatgagttttaaaaatgttcagaactTGCTGACATTGTGTCTCTTTCCTTTGGGAACTACGATGACCAATGCTAAGATAGAAATGTTCTGTAatttaatacataaaactaATGATGTCTCATGATATTTAAAAGAAGCCTTTCATAGCTCACACACTATTTTTGYctatttttcttgcatttcagTGGCATTCGAAGGTTTGTCAAGAATTACGTCGAAAAGGCTGAACATTTTCATTGGACTACGAACTTACAGACACTATTCAAATG from Poecilia reticulata strain Guanapo linkage group LG6, Guppy_female_1.0+MT, whole genome shotgun sequence includes these protein-coding regions:
- the LOC103466283 gene encoding olfactomedin-like; this translates as MLPFLLLLLTSLKGGDAQRVIGQSKDGSCHCEVNSTMWSFPVLKYEGVLLQVKTCEGSLSSLQEQVLRSTIRLPQIQAQVENVTARLQPFQYLRHQGLYTVLSLRLLGQELSQLEIDLSAVHAQLNNTQTHKLSTEVGKLRKDVEKMQISDTINLKTVKENFRYLKNRVESCKTIPKDFKGQHRYCMKGLITNISEPVTTKISPYGKNYISGSWGKQAQMDTEGEKDSYWVQTLLNSHIYGNTLRVYQTYEDFMASVNHKDYTIAPSYTHADAVEGPSGVLYGEALYYHCFGSADVCRYDLKTNSVKRATLPGTGVGIKNKFPYCYYDCRSHSDVDVEADETGLWVIYTTLGNHGNLVVSRLVWDGEAQVLNVTQTWETRLFKKAVSNAFMVCGVMYATRYVNDYREEVFYAFDTATGKEDNSLALPLEKIAKGVASLSYNPIQRQIYMYNDGYLLAYQTHF
- the LOC103466360 gene encoding uncharacterized protein LOC103466360, which encodes MKLFVIVPLWALFSLAQQAAPGKSCTCELNPAEKAFPHDKLQTAESNATDCXTRITPQKALELESLLLGLEKRLXQLHSDVSVLEEEDDGELYGVLSLFVIENEMVEIRQLMEKLNSTTVEHQVLTDDTARQLEELKTEMIKLEKFDTMEVVKGRQVNKQLKSALEACRIGVNATVAPTQPPYGNSLKHKDPNDLKLKYFNVPRLSRCCIGFGHSWYKREQGRESPLVVCCLCESLDHARSGPSSPGVLLCPGPSALQLLWWTSATLVCWRFWGREGLPCLVLGAFAAGGLLELGATRETGFDLPLCEMVVWIGLPDCACFLPGNIQIASANPTTNTIQGPNNVLYGSALYYNCYNRDAVCRFNLTSKSVTSVQLPXGTRYNSXXNFCHLEDCYAFTDLDLATDESGVWVVYTTTEALGNLVLTKVEETEPPTLGKTWYTSVYKRSVTNTFMACGILXATRYVDANVEEVFYSFDTTTGMENFKVSISINKVSPNIFSLNYNPVDKMLYMYSNAKMVSYKALFGYSDRYFS